In the genome of Massilia sp. W12, the window GCATGCCGCACGCGGTCAAAATGCGGCATCTGATATGGCAGGCTGCTGTCTTGCAGCAGGGGATTGGCGGCGGAATCGATAGCGTTCATAGCGGCTGGCTGAATGTGTGAAATAGGCGGCAGGCTGGCGCAACCAAACAGGCTGCACAACAAGATGCCACAAACGGGGAAACGCAGCATCTCATTGCAAGGTATGGCCGAGATGCGCCGGCTTTTCTTCCTGCACCAAAACCCAGGGCGACACCACCACCGCCCATAATGCGGCATCCTGCGCTTGCCAGCGCGCGCCGTCCGCATCGCTGGCGCGTTGCACTTGCCCGGCTTGCATCCAGGCGGCGACCTGTTCTTTTTTATCCAGCGCAAACTGGACCGCAACATCCACCAAATCAAGCTGATTGGCGACTTTGATCACACTGCCGGCGGCGTAATAGCGCAATAACTCGGCAAAGGGGAGACGCGCTGTCTCTTGATTCAGGCGTGCTTTAAGCGCCTGGGCGGGGTCAATTTTATAATCATGCATAAAATCAAGCTGCAATATTTGAAAACAACATCATACACCTCAGTATGGACAAAGCGCAGCAGGGCGCAAGATGCAAAAAATTTGTTGGCAAAGTGGCAAAGGGGATGT includes:
- a CDS encoding DUF2288 domain-containing protein, which encodes MHDYKIDPAQALKARLNQETARLPFAELLRYYAAGSVIKVANQLDLVDVAVQFALDKKEQVAAWMQAGQVQRASDADGARWQAQDAALWAVVVSPWVLVQEEKPAHLGHTLQ